One Cydia amplana chromosome 18, ilCydAmpl1.1, whole genome shotgun sequence DNA segment encodes these proteins:
- the LOC134656437 gene encoding uncharacterized protein LOC134656437, giving the protein MIVKVLSVACCLLAADVWAAPASPNTPAITIGTITNDIISQSTLLHTANHDVTCLGVLFGEDKEIEDKVVFFIESDVNKQGERVDYGLYALTNDPERSNHTVSTKLLDNARDIAVASLTETVYFATKDGIYVYNKKKNSAEKFGSVSDEVISIAAENSTGVLYYVNKQHQLYKVTERGQKATIVDEVKNAEQITVDYKGHLYYYTVDKKFYVYDGQNAKLVEGIPSNRNKVSLLRTMVLAGDYGLVIMDGEYFTIYGANASGQAASRGGGSFVTSAVSFETGLVMYFSVDSKIYELNIIEKVVKVVIEGLSRGLKTFMEEMRNAFNSFDF; this is encoded by the coding sequence ATGATAGTGAAGGTGTTGAGTGTGGCGTGTTGCCTGCTGGCAGCCGACGTGTGGGCCGCGCCCGCCAGCCCCAACACACCTGCTATCACAATCGGTACCATCACCAATGACATCATCTCCCAGTCCACCCTTCTCCACACCGCGAACCACGACGTCACGTGCCTCGGAGTTCTGTTTGGAGAAGATAAAGAAATCGAAGACAAAGTTGTGTTCTTTATAGAGTCAGATGTTAACAAACAAGGAGAGAGAGTCGACTACGGCTTATATGCGTTAACTAATGACCCCGAACGTTCTAACCATACGGTTTCAACTAAACTATTGGATAACGCCAGGGATATCGCTGTAGCCTCCTTAACGGAAACGGTGTATTTCGCCACCAAAGACGGGATATACGTTTACAATAAGAAGAAAAATTCAGCAGAAAAGTTCGGATCCGTCAGTGACGAAGTGATCTCGATCGCGGCAGAGAATTCTACCGGAGTGCTTTACTACGTGAACAAGCAGCATCAGCTCTACAAGGTGACCGAAAGAGGACAGAAGGCTACTATCGTTGACGAAGTTAAAAACGCGGAGCAGATCACCGTCGACTACAAGGGGCACCTGTATTATTATACTGTCGATAAAAAGTTCTACGTGTACGACGGCCAAAACGCAAAACTAGTTGAGGGTATCCCTAGTAATCGGAATAAAGTATCGCTCTTGAGGACTATGGTACTGGCGGGGGACTACGGTTTAGTGATCATGGACGGCGAGTACTTCACGATATACGGAGCGAACGCGTCTGGGCAAGCCGCGAGCCGGGGCGGCGGTTCCTTCGTCACAAGCGCAGTGTCATTCGAAACCGGCCTTGTCATGTACTTTTCCGTTGACAGCAAGATCTACGAACTTAACATTATTGAGAAAGTTGTCAAAGTCGTGATAGAAGGACTGTCCAGAGGACTTAAAACATTTATGGAGGAAATGCGAAATGCGTTTAATTCGTTTGATTTTTAG
- the LOC134656611 gene encoding arylphorin subunit alpha-like encodes MLKALLLVSVAGCALAVVVITNDTERQQKVLSLLENIQQERTDADWWRIGSAYDVEANINKYTNKKAVEDFLQYYKSGFMPKDKTFSMSNDRMREEAIALSRLLYYAGDFNTFIRTGALARVRINDGQFLYAFYVAIYQRPDTNTLVLPSPYETSPQYFVDTKTLLEAYRVKMQNGTAFQNGTINRNG; translated from the exons TTATAACTAATGACACCGAGCGTCAACAAAAAGTCCTCAGCCTTCTGGAGAACATACAACAGGAGAGGACGGATGCTGACTGGTGGCGTATTGGCTCCGCATACGATGTAGAAGCTAACATCAACAAATACACT AATAAAAAGGCCGTCGAGGATTTCCTGCAATACTACAAGAGCGGTTTCATGCCCAAAGACAAGACATTTTCTATGTCTAATGACCGAATGAGAGAGGAAGCCATCGCTCTCTCCAGGCTCTTGTACTATGCTGGCGACTTTAATACCTTTATCAGAACCGGCGCGTTAGCCCGAGTGCGTATCAATGATGGGCAATTTCTCTACGCATTCTACGTTGCCATCTATCAGCGTCCAGACACAAACACTTTGGTGCTCCCTTCTCCATACGAGACGTCCCCTCAGTACTTCGTAGACACGAAGACTTTGCTAGAGGCCTATCGCGTAAAAATGCAGAACGGCACTGCCTTCCAAAACGGCACCATCAACCGAAACGG ctag